A section of the Castanea sativa cultivar Marrone di Chiusa Pesio chromosome 12, ASM4071231v1 genome encodes:
- the LOC142619594 gene encoding uncharacterized protein LOC142619594 isoform X2 translates to MEKLSLDHLPPGVRFSPKDPEVIELYLKKKITGNDEDTWFIPEIEFYKDEPWDLPIKSVIATEDQEWFFFTEQSLKHQDDNPKKRKRDQKQERVNRKTKAGYWKSTGTDREIKSGESLIGMKKTLVFHIGTTKGKEKGIGTKWVMHEYSTTQKDFDGKHPGQKAFVLCRLFDNREKSTNGGPAASLDTSSCIEVTKSKSSLAPVFPALDVQAETHQTRNQSCYAKIPDEMLSDATAPVQCENDSVAEKQEAEKTSSEDEFNVEEFFNNLSPSTFDFYADEMMSDATAPIQFKNDNFNPEVDQDLEKAPKRFYPHPPEPLDCNFSSVSTITTATPAVSSPTTAKASLEEAQSMPAPASVSPQLGSEADNYPMSFQCCPAENSDGITPSSIAPIKYNGHNTFLAKNDVVEKTSDEMHADDCFHYKSSSQNNLAFDDETQENMISAQFELEYQDLLLLEEIINPKVSPGLLKLGSYLGSLGGSSDQIIGFD, encoded by the exons ATGGAAAAGCTGAGTTTGGATCATTTACCACCTGGGGTCAGATTTAGTCCGAAGGACCCGGAGGTCATCGAACTCTACCTGAAGAAGAAGATCACAGGGAATGATGAAGACACTTGGTTTATTCCCGAAATTGAGTTCTATAAAGATGAGCCCTGGGATTTACCAA TTAAAAGTGTGATTGCTACGGAGGATCAAGAGTGGTTCTTCTTCACCGAACAGAGCCTGAAGCATCAGGACGATaatccaaaaaagagaaaaagggatcagAAACAAGAAAGGGTGAACAGGAAAACCAAGGCTGGGTACTGGAAATCAACTGGTACAGATAGGGAAATCAAGTCTGGAGAGAGCTTGATTGGAATGAAGAAGACTCTGGTCTTCCATATAGGGACTACTAAGGGAAAAGAGAAGGGAATAGGGACTAAGTGGGTAATGCATGAGTACAGCACAACCCAGAAGGACTTTGATGGAAAGCATCCCGGTCAG AAGGCCTTTGTCCTTTGTCGTTTATTCGATAATCGAGAAAAGAGTACCAATGGTGGACCTGCTGCTTCACTTGATACCTCATCCTGTATTGAAGTAACGAAGTCTAAGTCATCGCTGGCTCCTGTATTTCCAGCATTGGATGTGCAAGCTGAAACTCATCAAACAAGAAATCAATCTTGTTATGCTAAAATTCCTGATGAAATGTTGTCTGATGCTACAGCACCTGTTCAATGTGAAAATGATTCTGTTGCAGAAAAACAGGAGGCAGAAAAGACATCTTCTGAG GATGAATTTAATGTGGAGGAATTCTTCAATAATCTCTCCCCATCCACATTTGATTTTTATGCGGACGAAATGATGTCTGATGCTACAGCACCTATTCAGTTTAAAAATGACAACTTCAACCCTGAG GTTGACCAGGATTTGGAGAAAGCCCCCAAAAGGTTCTACCCCCATCCACCCGAGCCATTAGATTGCAACTTTTCCTCTGTATCAACTATAACTACCGCTACACCAGCTGTTTCTTCTCCCACCACAGCTAAAGCTTCTCTTGAAGAAGCACAGTCTATGCCAGCACCAGCTTCAGTTTCTCCACAATTAGGAAGTGAAGCTGACAATTATCCCATGAGTTTTCAATGTTGTCCAGCAGAAAATTCTGATGGAATAACACCTAGCAGTATAGCACCCATTAAGTACAATGGTCATAACACTTTTCTTGCAAAAAATGATGTGGTAGAAAAAACATCTGATGAG ATGCATGCGGATGACTGCTTTCATTACAAGTCTAGCAGTCAAAATAATCttgcttttgatgatgaaaCCCAGGAAAACATGATCTCTGCACAG TTTGAGCTAGAGTATCAAGATTTGTTGTTGCTTGAAGAGATCATCAATCCAAAGGTTTCACCAGGGTTGTTAAAATTAGGATCATATCTAGGATCTTTGGGAGGGTCTTCGGATCAGATCATAGGATTTGATTGA
- the LOC142619594 gene encoding uncharacterized protein LOC142619594 isoform X1 gives MEKLSLDHLPPGVRFSPKDPEVIELYLKKKITGNDEDTWFIPEIEFYKDEPWDLPIKSVIATEDQEWFFFTEQSLKHQDDNPKKRKRDQKQERVNRKTKAGYWKSTGTDREIKSGESLIGMKKTLVFHIGTTKGKEKGIGTKWVMHEYSTTQKDFDGKHPGQYILGNYVMSTQFTWVLNIMQKAFVLCRLFDNREKSTNGGPAASLDTSSCIEVTKSKSSLAPVFPALDVQAETHQTRNQSCYAKIPDEMLSDATAPVQCENDSVAEKQEAEKTSSEDEFNVEEFFNNLSPSTFDFYADEMMSDATAPIQFKNDNFNPEVDQDLEKAPKRFYPHPPEPLDCNFSSVSTITTATPAVSSPTTAKASLEEAQSMPAPASVSPQLGSEADNYPMSFQCCPAENSDGITPSSIAPIKYNGHNTFLAKNDVVEKTSDEMHADDCFHYKSSSQNNLAFDDETQENMISAQFELEYQDLLLLEEIINPKVSPGLLKLGSYLGSLGGSSDQIIGFD, from the exons ATGGAAAAGCTGAGTTTGGATCATTTACCACCTGGGGTCAGATTTAGTCCGAAGGACCCGGAGGTCATCGAACTCTACCTGAAGAAGAAGATCACAGGGAATGATGAAGACACTTGGTTTATTCCCGAAATTGAGTTCTATAAAGATGAGCCCTGGGATTTACCAA TTAAAAGTGTGATTGCTACGGAGGATCAAGAGTGGTTCTTCTTCACCGAACAGAGCCTGAAGCATCAGGACGATaatccaaaaaagagaaaaagggatcagAAACAAGAAAGGGTGAACAGGAAAACCAAGGCTGGGTACTGGAAATCAACTGGTACAGATAGGGAAATCAAGTCTGGAGAGAGCTTGATTGGAATGAAGAAGACTCTGGTCTTCCATATAGGGACTACTAAGGGAAAAGAGAAGGGAATAGGGACTAAGTGGGTAATGCATGAGTACAGCACAACCCAGAAGGACTTTGATGGAAAGCATCCCGGTCAG TATATATTAGGCAATTATGTTATGTCCACCCAATTCACTTGGGTGCTTAACATTATGCAGAAGGCCTTTGTCCTTTGTCGTTTATTCGATAATCGAGAAAAGAGTACCAATGGTGGACCTGCTGCTTCACTTGATACCTCATCCTGTATTGAAGTAACGAAGTCTAAGTCATCGCTGGCTCCTGTATTTCCAGCATTGGATGTGCAAGCTGAAACTCATCAAACAAGAAATCAATCTTGTTATGCTAAAATTCCTGATGAAATGTTGTCTGATGCTACAGCACCTGTTCAATGTGAAAATGATTCTGTTGCAGAAAAACAGGAGGCAGAAAAGACATCTTCTGAG GATGAATTTAATGTGGAGGAATTCTTCAATAATCTCTCCCCATCCACATTTGATTTTTATGCGGACGAAATGATGTCTGATGCTACAGCACCTATTCAGTTTAAAAATGACAACTTCAACCCTGAG GTTGACCAGGATTTGGAGAAAGCCCCCAAAAGGTTCTACCCCCATCCACCCGAGCCATTAGATTGCAACTTTTCCTCTGTATCAACTATAACTACCGCTACACCAGCTGTTTCTTCTCCCACCACAGCTAAAGCTTCTCTTGAAGAAGCACAGTCTATGCCAGCACCAGCTTCAGTTTCTCCACAATTAGGAAGTGAAGCTGACAATTATCCCATGAGTTTTCAATGTTGTCCAGCAGAAAATTCTGATGGAATAACACCTAGCAGTATAGCACCCATTAAGTACAATGGTCATAACACTTTTCTTGCAAAAAATGATGTGGTAGAAAAAACATCTGATGAG ATGCATGCGGATGACTGCTTTCATTACAAGTCTAGCAGTCAAAATAATCttgcttttgatgatgaaaCCCAGGAAAACATGATCTCTGCACAG TTTGAGCTAGAGTATCAAGATTTGTTGTTGCTTGAAGAGATCATCAATCCAAAGGTTTCACCAGGGTTGTTAAAATTAGGATCATATCTAGGATCTTTGGGAGGGTCTTCGGATCAGATCATAGGATTTGATTGA
- the LOC142619594 gene encoding uncharacterized protein LOC142619594 isoform X3, translating into MEKLSLDHLPPGVRFSPKDPEVIELYLKKKITGNDEDTWFIPEIEFYKDEPWDLPIKSVIATEDQEWFFFTEQSLKHQDDNPKKRKRDQKQERVNRKTKAGYWKSTGTDREIKSGESLIGMKKTLVFHIGTTKGKEKGIGTKWVMHEYSTTQKDFDGKHPGQAFVLCRLFDNREKSTNGGPAASLDTSSCIEVTKSKSSLAPVFPALDVQAETHQTRNQSCYAKIPDEMLSDATAPVQCENDSVAEKQEAEKTSSEDEFNVEEFFNNLSPSTFDFYADEMMSDATAPIQFKNDNFNPEVDQDLEKAPKRFYPHPPEPLDCNFSSVSTITTATPAVSSPTTAKASLEEAQSMPAPASVSPQLGSEADNYPMSFQCCPAENSDGITPSSIAPIKYNGHNTFLAKNDVVEKTSDEMHADDCFHYKSSSQNNLAFDDETQENMISAQFELEYQDLLLLEEIINPKVSPGLLKLGSYLGSLGGSSDQIIGFD; encoded by the exons ATGGAAAAGCTGAGTTTGGATCATTTACCACCTGGGGTCAGATTTAGTCCGAAGGACCCGGAGGTCATCGAACTCTACCTGAAGAAGAAGATCACAGGGAATGATGAAGACACTTGGTTTATTCCCGAAATTGAGTTCTATAAAGATGAGCCCTGGGATTTACCAA TTAAAAGTGTGATTGCTACGGAGGATCAAGAGTGGTTCTTCTTCACCGAACAGAGCCTGAAGCATCAGGACGATaatccaaaaaagagaaaaagggatcagAAACAAGAAAGGGTGAACAGGAAAACCAAGGCTGGGTACTGGAAATCAACTGGTACAGATAGGGAAATCAAGTCTGGAGAGAGCTTGATTGGAATGAAGAAGACTCTGGTCTTCCATATAGGGACTACTAAGGGAAAAGAGAAGGGAATAGGGACTAAGTGGGTAATGCATGAGTACAGCACAACCCAGAAGGACTTTGATGGAAAGCATCCCGGTCAG GCCTTTGTCCTTTGTCGTTTATTCGATAATCGAGAAAAGAGTACCAATGGTGGACCTGCTGCTTCACTTGATACCTCATCCTGTATTGAAGTAACGAAGTCTAAGTCATCGCTGGCTCCTGTATTTCCAGCATTGGATGTGCAAGCTGAAACTCATCAAACAAGAAATCAATCTTGTTATGCTAAAATTCCTGATGAAATGTTGTCTGATGCTACAGCACCTGTTCAATGTGAAAATGATTCTGTTGCAGAAAAACAGGAGGCAGAAAAGACATCTTCTGAG GATGAATTTAATGTGGAGGAATTCTTCAATAATCTCTCCCCATCCACATTTGATTTTTATGCGGACGAAATGATGTCTGATGCTACAGCACCTATTCAGTTTAAAAATGACAACTTCAACCCTGAG GTTGACCAGGATTTGGAGAAAGCCCCCAAAAGGTTCTACCCCCATCCACCCGAGCCATTAGATTGCAACTTTTCCTCTGTATCAACTATAACTACCGCTACACCAGCTGTTTCTTCTCCCACCACAGCTAAAGCTTCTCTTGAAGAAGCACAGTCTATGCCAGCACCAGCTTCAGTTTCTCCACAATTAGGAAGTGAAGCTGACAATTATCCCATGAGTTTTCAATGTTGTCCAGCAGAAAATTCTGATGGAATAACACCTAGCAGTATAGCACCCATTAAGTACAATGGTCATAACACTTTTCTTGCAAAAAATGATGTGGTAGAAAAAACATCTGATGAG ATGCATGCGGATGACTGCTTTCATTACAAGTCTAGCAGTCAAAATAATCttgcttttgatgatgaaaCCCAGGAAAACATGATCTCTGCACAG TTTGAGCTAGAGTATCAAGATTTGTTGTTGCTTGAAGAGATCATCAATCCAAAGGTTTCACCAGGGTTGTTAAAATTAGGATCATATCTAGGATCTTTGGGAGGGTCTTCGGATCAGATCATAGGATTTGATTGA
- the LOC142619594 gene encoding uncharacterized protein LOC142619594 isoform X4 produces the protein MKKTLVFHIGTTKGKEKGIGTKWVMHEYSTTQKDFDGKHPGQYILGNYVMSTQFTWVLNIMQKAFVLCRLFDNREKSTNGGPAASLDTSSCIEVTKSKSSLAPVFPALDVQAETHQTRNQSCYAKIPDEMLSDATAPVQCENDSVAEKQEAEKTSSEDEFNVEEFFNNLSPSTFDFYADEMMSDATAPIQFKNDNFNPEVDQDLEKAPKRFYPHPPEPLDCNFSSVSTITTATPAVSSPTTAKASLEEAQSMPAPASVSPQLGSEADNYPMSFQCCPAENSDGITPSSIAPIKYNGHNTFLAKNDVVEKTSDEMHADDCFHYKSSSQNNLAFDDETQENMISAQFELEYQDLLLLEEIINPKVSPGLLKLGSYLGSLGGSSDQIIGFD, from the exons ATGAAGAAGACTCTGGTCTTCCATATAGGGACTACTAAGGGAAAAGAGAAGGGAATAGGGACTAAGTGGGTAATGCATGAGTACAGCACAACCCAGAAGGACTTTGATGGAAAGCATCCCGGTCAG TATATATTAGGCAATTATGTTATGTCCACCCAATTCACTTGGGTGCTTAACATTATGCAGAAGGCCTTTGTCCTTTGTCGTTTATTCGATAATCGAGAAAAGAGTACCAATGGTGGACCTGCTGCTTCACTTGATACCTCATCCTGTATTGAAGTAACGAAGTCTAAGTCATCGCTGGCTCCTGTATTTCCAGCATTGGATGTGCAAGCTGAAACTCATCAAACAAGAAATCAATCTTGTTATGCTAAAATTCCTGATGAAATGTTGTCTGATGCTACAGCACCTGTTCAATGTGAAAATGATTCTGTTGCAGAAAAACAGGAGGCAGAAAAGACATCTTCTGAG GATGAATTTAATGTGGAGGAATTCTTCAATAATCTCTCCCCATCCACATTTGATTTTTATGCGGACGAAATGATGTCTGATGCTACAGCACCTATTCAGTTTAAAAATGACAACTTCAACCCTGAG GTTGACCAGGATTTGGAGAAAGCCCCCAAAAGGTTCTACCCCCATCCACCCGAGCCATTAGATTGCAACTTTTCCTCTGTATCAACTATAACTACCGCTACACCAGCTGTTTCTTCTCCCACCACAGCTAAAGCTTCTCTTGAAGAAGCACAGTCTATGCCAGCACCAGCTTCAGTTTCTCCACAATTAGGAAGTGAAGCTGACAATTATCCCATGAGTTTTCAATGTTGTCCAGCAGAAAATTCTGATGGAATAACACCTAGCAGTATAGCACCCATTAAGTACAATGGTCATAACACTTTTCTTGCAAAAAATGATGTGGTAGAAAAAACATCTGATGAG ATGCATGCGGATGACTGCTTTCATTACAAGTCTAGCAGTCAAAATAATCttgcttttgatgatgaaaCCCAGGAAAACATGATCTCTGCACAG TTTGAGCTAGAGTATCAAGATTTGTTGTTGCTTGAAGAGATCATCAATCCAAAGGTTTCACCAGGGTTGTTAAAATTAGGATCATATCTAGGATCTTTGGGAGGGTCTTCGGATCAGATCATAGGATTTGATTGA